CTGGTCGTGGTGTGTTTGCCCTTGGAGTGCATCTCGCTGGTCTCGCCGACGCGGAGATCGAGCCGCGGGTCGAGCACGGACGCGAGGGAGCTCTTGCCTACGCCGCTGTGGCCGGCCAGCACGCTGGTTTTGCCGGCGAGCGCGGTCCGCAGCTCGTCGAGTCCCTCGTTCGACGTCGTGCTGGTCAGGATCGAGGCGATGCCGAGCTTTCGGTAGTGCGCGACAGCCGCGTCGGTCTCCTCGGGTGCGTCGGCCTGATCGCGCAGGTCGGCCTTGTTGACGACGACGATCGGCACCAGCCCACCGGTCTGGGCCGCGACGAGCATGCGGTCGACCAGGCCCCAACGCGGATAAGGATCGTGCATCGCGACGACGATGACGAACTGGTCCGCGTTGGCGACGATCGGGTCGAGCTTGTTCTCGTCGAACGAGTCGGCTCGCATCAAAACCGTCCGCCGTGGCTCCAGGGCTTCGATGACGCCCTCGGGCAGAAGATGGCTTTGGCCGTCGAGGGATTCGGACTCGGTCAGTCGCGTGGTGCCGCCGGTGCGACGGAAGCGGACGCGATCGCCGACGC
The window above is part of the Planctomycetota bacterium genome. Proteins encoded here:
- the rsgA gene encoding ribosome small subunit-dependent GTPase A; amino-acid sequence: MPRRRPRDKDFSDLLLDEQSGSRAADHDDRGSGSQKFGKRSKYHQQNKTLRTAADRHADARLAAEKKALPIGDVRQVHSLFSSVEDDAGEIVLCTSRRTMRKVIAETDGEICVGDRVRFRRTGGTTRLTESESLDGQSHLLPEGVIEALEPRRTVLMRADSFDENKLDPIVANADQFVIVVAMHDPYPRWGLVDRMLVAAQTGGLVPIVVVNKADLRDQADAPEETDAAVAHYRKLGIASILTSTTSNEGLDELRTALAGKTSVLAGHSGVGKSSLASVLDPRLDLRVGETSEMHSKGKHTTT